Proteins from one Pagrus major chromosome 1, Pma_NU_1.0 genomic window:
- the LOC141002775 gene encoding uncharacterized protein produces the protein MLSPKPAPPTTPTSFNPTPKLSSPIDNTSNSFSTDKCNSFLSFFQTKIDNIYSNLSTSPTPTPSTPSLTPPPLTSQPLSQFSPVSPRDLSTIMAEMKSPTCALDPIPSHLVKNCLPAISSLITNIINSSLSSAFDTIKLSWFQSYLSSRTQCVSFNNSLSECSTVTAGVPQGSVLGPLLFCIYMLPLGRIIAEYGIQFHSYADDTQLYIPLQPNDPSQIQNLETCVSRIKIWMSQNFLMLNTAKTDLLVIKPNNYKYFSDSLCLNIDGCSISESTHIRNLGVIFDPTLTFQTHIKEITRTAFFHLRNIAKIRPALSRRSAEVVLHALVSSRLDYCNVLFSGLPICTTRSLQLVQNSAARLLTKTSRFCHITPVLASLHWLPIQARADFKVLLLTYKALNGLAPSYLTELLSPYIPPRPLRSLSSNLLVIPPINKKSAGGRAFAYRAPFLWNGLPLGIKEATSTAIFKSRLKTHLFTQYFGLN, from the exons ATGCTCTCACCAAAACCCGCTCCACCTACTACTCCCACCTCATTCAATCCAACCCCAAAGCTCTCTTCTCCCATTGACAACACCTCCAACTCCTTCTCAACCGATAAATGCAActccttcctttcatttttccaaacaaaaattGACAACATCTACAGCAACCTGTCCACCTCCCCTACCCCTACCCCCTCCACTCCTTCACTCACCCCTCCCCCCCTCACCTCTCAACCCCTGTCTCAGTTCTCCCCTGTGTCTCCAAGGGACCTGTCCACCATCatggcagaaatgaaaagcCCCACCTGTGCCCTGGACCCCATCCCATCCCACCTGGTCAAGAACTGTCTTCCAgccatctcctccctcatcaCAAACAtaatcaactcctccctcagctCTG CTTTCGACACCATCAAGCTCTCATGGTTCCAGTCCTACTTATCTAGTAGAACCCAATGTGTTAGTTTCAATAACTCTTTGTCAGAATGTTCTACAGTTACCGCTGGTGTGCCCCAGGGGTCTGTCCTGGGGCCTCTGCTGTTTTGCATTTACATGCTCCCTCTGGGTAGGATAATTGCCGAATATGGTATACAGTTCCATtcctatgctgatgacacacagctataCATCCCACTACAGCCTAATGACCcctctcaaatacaaaatctggaaacatgtgTAAGCCGAATCAAGATCTGGATGAGTCAAAACTTTCTCATGCTTAATACTGCTAAGACTGATTTGCTGGTGATTAAGCCTAATAACTACAAGTACTTCTCTGACAGTCTTTGTCTTAATATTGATGGTTGTTCAATCTCTGAAAGCACGCACATTAGAAACCtaggtgttatttttgatcCGACCCTGACTTTCCAGACTCACATCAAGGAAATCACCAGGACGGCTTTCTTTCACCTGCGCAACATTGCCAAAATCCGCCCTGCTCTGTCCCGGCGTAGCGCCGAGGTGGTTCTCCATGCCCTTGTGTCTTCCCGTttagattactgtaatgtccttttttctggcCTCCCCATCTGTACTACTAGGAGCCTTCAGCTTGTGCAAAATTCAGCCgccagacttttaacaaaaacaagtaggttctgtcacataactcctgtcctggcatcattacattggctgcccattcaggctagagccgattttaaagttcttctcTTAACTTATAAGgctttaaatggacttgcaccatcttatttaactgaactacTTTCTCCCTACATTCCGCCACGTCCTCTTCGTTCTCTTAGTTCAAACCTCCTTGTCATCCcaccaatcaataaaaagtcagctggtggCAGGGCCTTCGCCTACCGTGCTCCTTTTCTATGGAATGGCCTCCCACTAGGTATCAAAGAAGCTACATCCACTGCAATTTTTAAGTCCCGTcttaaaacacacctttttactcaatattttggtttaaactaa
- the LOC141002754 gene encoding uncharacterized protein, which yields MSLTAAASGFVVVLLSVQGTGQDDWGVTYSSTEICALKGSTVEIRCTYTYPSRIDGGDTEVKETFWFTKLSGNQPVDLSTDSDYQGRVEYSCYEKSCTLRITDLRESDSAEYKFSFITNQPGGRYTGSPGVTLRVTDLQVKESKSSDPSWRYLKCHSSCRLPDRSSHIWYRNGHKIQSQTSSTYLVYINNGDSYSCAVEGHEDFPSPPVYAPKLPSVSVSPSAEIVEGSSVTLTCSSDANPAANYTWYKKNGDPDLQPLSKEPQLVFSSIQSSDSGEYYCTAENELGRRTSEYISINVTCLIPGSVEATPAPEFPIPADSPTDPSDHHSAAFSDTQADLPHAIVLVPSFQPPALLPCCLPPSLFQREGAATEKAVSPQVRCLVLCGGVRKFASEEQTVRDGLWPALEPVEFLEDGDDVVTGAGVGEKASSRVLDVLKEVMKAWIRVSAAEKESDGRRRAMFLRMVKTRKPTPKTPESLSETEDNPSIEPANANASSPGSTSPVHAITDALDEEPSLSPILGAIRRMENSMNARFDNLETTLAGLKTAVASNTSRIINLEDWHGEFDGRLADLEKSQDDLCAQNKLLKAKVNDLEGRSRRQNIKIVGLPEKIERGSPTTFVSDLLPKLLGAAHFPQGIKVDRAHRIGAPSNRPRIMIARIHHDTVKEKIIRVARNDGPLNYEGQRISIFPDLTAEVMKDRKEFDAVRLKLKEADAPRLPSVSVSPSAEIVEGSSVTLTCSSDANPAAKYTWYKKNGDPDLQPLSKEPQLVFSSIQSSDSGEYYCTAEKELGRRTSEYISINVTYAPKLPSVSVSPSAEIVEGSSVTLTCSSDANPAANYTWYKENEDSPKASGQIFTITDFRAEHSGNYSCEAQNRRGRHNSTLQLIVVAGLVPGSIDASPAPEFPIPADSPTDPSDRHSAAFSDTQADLPHAIVLVPSFQPPALLPCCLPPALVSSC from the exons ATGAGTTTAACAGCAGCAGCGAGTGGATTTGTTGTCGTCCTTCTCTCTGTTCAAGGTACT GGTCAGGATGACTGGGGAGTGACTTACAGCTCTACTGAGATCTGTGCCTTAAAAGGATCAACAGTGGAAATAagatgcacatacacatacccaTCCAGAATAGATGGTGGTGATACTGAAGTTAAGGAAACATTCTGGTTTACTAAACTGAGTGGAAATCAACCTGTGGATCTGAGTACAGACTCAGATTATCAAGGTCGTGTTGAGTACAGTTGTTATGAGAAGAGCTGCACTCTGAGaatcacagacctgagagagaGCGACTCAGCTGAGTACAAGTTCAGCTTCATAACAAACCAACCAGGTGGGAGATATACTGGTTCACCTGGAGTCACTTTGAGGGTCACAg ATCTCCAGGTGAAGGAGAGCAAATCCTCAGATCCTAGCTGGAGATACctgaagtgtcacagcagttGTCGTCTACCTGATCGTTCTTCCCACATCTGGTACAGAAATGGACATAAAATTCAGTCACAAACATCTTCTACTTATTTAGTCTACATTAATAATGGAGACAGTTATTCCTGTGCTGTTGAAGGACACGAGgatttcccctctcctccagtgT atgctccaaagcttccctctgtgtcagtgagtccctctgctgagatagtggagggcagttcagtgactctgacctgtagcagtgatgctaacccagcagctaattACACCTGGTACAAGAAGAATGGAGATCCAGACCTTCAACCGCTCAGTAAAGAACCACAGCTTgtcttcagctccatccagtCCTCTGACTCTGGAGAGTATTACTGTACAGCTGAGAACGAGCTGGGGAGGAGGACGTCTGAATACATCTCTATTAATGTGACAT GTCTTATCCCTGGTTCAGTCGAGGCCACTCCGGCCCCTGAGTTTCCAATCCCTGCTGACTCACCAACAGACCCCTCAGACCATCATTCTGCAGCCTTCTCTGACACCCAGGCAGACCTGCCTCATGCCATAGTTCTGGTGCCCAGTTTCCAGCCTCCAGCCCTGCTGCCATGTTGCCTGCCTCCTTCTCTG ttccagagggagggggcagcaacTGAGAAGGCTGTGTCGCCCCAGGTCCGGTGCTTGGTCCTGTGTGGTGGAGTGAGGAAGTTTGCGTCGGAGGAGCAGACGGTGCGGGACGGGTTGTGGCCGGCTTT GGAGCCGGTGGAGTTTCTGGAGGACGGGGATGATGTGGTCACGGGTGCGGGTGTGGGTGAGAAGgcgagcagcagagttctggacGTATTGAAGGAGGTGATGAAGGCATGGAtcagggtttctgcagcagagaaggagagtgatgggcGGAGACGGGCTATGTTTTTGAG AATGGTTAAAACCAGGAAACCGACTCCAAAAACACCAGAGTCTCTCTCAGAGACTGAAGACAATCCGTCGATCGAGcctgctaatgctaacgctagctcACCTGGCTCCACCAGCCCTGTGCATGCTATAACAGATGCACTAGACGAGGAGCCCTCTCTGTCGCCCATCCTGGGGGCCATTAGACGGATGGAAAACTCGATGAACGCGAGGTTTGACAACTTGGAGACAACTCTCGCTGGGCTTAAAACTGCCGTCGCCTCCAACACCTCCCGCATTATAAACCTGGAAGACTGGCACGGTGAGTTTGATGGACGCCTGGCCGACCTGGAAAAAAGCCAGGATGACCTGTGTGCACAAAACAAACTCCTGAAAGCCAAAGTGAACGATCTAGAGGGCCGCTCGAGgagacaaaatattaaaattgtggGTCTGCCAGAGAAAATTGAGAGAGGCTCCCCAACTACGTTTGTGTCTGACTTGCTGCCTAAACTCCTCGGAGCCGCGCATTTCCCCCAGGGGATTAAAGTGGACCGTGCCCACCGCATCGGCGCTCCAAGCAACCGACCACGCATTATGATCGCCAGGATACATCACGACACCGTGAAAGAGAAGATAATCCGAGTGGCTCGCAACGATGGTCCGCTAAACTACGAGGGGCAGCGCATTAGCATCTTTCCAGACCTCACAGCAGAAGTGATGAAGGACCGCAAGGAGTTTGATGCAGTTCGACTGAAACTTAAGGAGGCCG atgctccaagacttccctctgtgtcagtgagtccctctgctgagatagtggagggcagttcagtgactctgacctgtagcagtgatgctaacccagcagctaaatACACCTGGTACAAGAAGAATGGAGATCCAGACCTTCAACCTCTCAGTAAAGAACCACAGCTTgtcttcagctccatccagtCCTCTGACTCTGGAGAGTATTACTGTACAGCTGAGAaggagctggggaggaggacGTCTGAATACATCTCTATTAATGTGACAT atgctccaaagcttccctctgtgtcagtgagtccctctgctgagatagtggagggcagttcagtgactctgacctgtagcagtgatgctaacccagcagctaactacacctggtacaaggagaATGAAGACTCACCAAAAGCATCAGGACAGATCTTCACCATCactgacttcagagctgaacacagtggGAATTATTCCTGTGAAGCCCAGAACAGAAGAGGACGTCATAACTCCACCTTacagctgattgttgtggcAG GTCTTGTCCCCGGTTCAATCGACGCCTCTCCAGCCCCTGAGTTTCCAATCCCTGCTGACTCACCAACAGACCCCTCTGACCGTCATTCTGCAGCCTTCTCTGACACCCAGGCAGACCTGCCTCATGCCATAGTCCTGGTGCCCAGTTTCCAGCCTCCAGCCCTGCTGCCATGTTGCCTGCCTCCTGCTCTGGTGTCCAGCTGCTAG